From a region of the Athene noctua chromosome 14, bAthNoc1.hap1.1, whole genome shotgun sequence genome:
- the LOC141966085 gene encoding membrane-spanning 4-domains subfamily A member 15-like, which translates to MAATTVTDSGGVRIITEVIPATDPRAAQLTSSSRPSTPAGASFQVKIFRRAQPKALGTIHIFTGIIHICFGIILTVSEHRTPSLPVASGILFWLGLLLLVSGSLLVESEKRENILLVKTCCIINMGVILSTLVATLVHTTAITRDVPGCETNMPFQLKPEWCFNLETKMLSNGLDSILVIFSLLEFCTAVAVLAFGYDAIKQHKYTNMVL; encoded by the exons ATGGCAGCCACCACAGTGACTGACTCTGGGGGTGTGAGGATCATCACAGAGGTTATCCCGGCCACAGACCCTCGAGCGGCCCAGCTGACCTCCAGTTCCAGGCCGTCCACACCCGCCGGGGCATCGTTTCAAGTCAAAATCTTCAGAAGGGCTCAGCCAAAGGCGCTGGGG ACCATCCACATCTTCACCGGGATCATCCACATCTGCTTCGGGATCATCCTGACAGTGTCAGAACACAGGACCCCTTCCCTGCCTGTGGCCAGCGGGATCCTCTTTTGGCTCGGGCTCTTG CTCTTGGTCTCAGGCTCTCTCCTGGTGGAAAGTGAAAAAAGAGAGAACATCTTGCTG GTGAAGACCTGCTGCATCATCAACATGGGGGTCATTCTGAGCACGCTGGTGGCCACTCTTGTCCACACCACGGCCATCACTCGCGACGTCCCCGGCTGCGAGACCAACATGCCGTTCCAGCTGAAACCTGAGTGGTGCTTCAACCTGGAGACCAAG ATGCTGAGCAATGGGCTGGATTCCATACTCGTCATATTCAGCCTCCTGGAGTTCTGCACAGCCGTGGCGGTCCTGGCCTTTGGCTACGACGCCATCAAGCAGCACAAGTACACAAACATG GTGCTGTAG